In one window of Mytilus trossulus isolate FHL-02 chromosome 7, PNRI_Mtr1.1.1.hap1, whole genome shotgun sequence DNA:
- the LOC134726597 gene encoding NADH dehydrogenase [ubiquinone] 1 beta subcomplex subunit 10-like yields the protein MEYKYLISRAELINVKIFECLSRLICSAVKKFFIITETFVQPFQKKYPYYHRRFNRVPTIDQCDVNETACIYEAQEQWKRDKMVDSKIVRILKDRYIDCNYYEGEDAPVKCASIAAVSEEAATNWFIKCTYSLSLN from the exons ATGGAATATAAATATCTCATATCAAGAGCAGAACTgat aaatgtaaaaatatttgaatgcttAAGCAGACTAATATGTAGTGCTGTAAAgaaattttttatcattacaGAAACATTTGTTCAGCCATTCCAGAAAAAGTACCCATACTACCACAGGAGGTTTAACCGAGTACCAACAATTGATCAGTGTGATGTAAATGAAACAGCCTGTATATACGAAGCACAGGAACAATGGAAAAGAGACAA AATGGTGGACAGTAAAATTGTAAGAATATTAAAAGATCGTTATATAGATTGTAATTACTATGAGGGAGAAGATGCTCCTGTTAAGTGTGCATCCATAGCAGCAGTGAGTGAAGAGGCAGCTACAAACTGGTTTATAAAATGTACgtattcattatcactgaactag